Below is a window of Plectropomus leopardus isolate mb unplaced genomic scaffold, YSFRI_Pleo_2.0 unplaced_scaffold1108, whole genome shotgun sequence DNA.
CGTGAGCATCGTCAGTCCTTCTGTCTCTCGTTTGTTGTCCTCTTTGCTTGTTTCAGCTGAACTGGCAGCGTTTCAGACTCTGTTTCAGAGTGTAAAAGACGTTCTGACGGCCACGTGCTCACTTTCCTCAGCAGGTTGGAAAGATGGCGTCAGATGGCATTGAAATTGCTGCCCTGGGTCGACCCTTCACCCTGGGGATGCTCTATGATGCTCGGAAAGATGCAGTGATTCAAGGTCAGTCTCATCTACCTTCGTATTAAAATACAATTCCAGACATATATTTGTATGTCACTGCTCTTCTTACAGGAAgtttgaaattatatttattgtcatttttgagttatcatgaaaaaaaggcaatattttgGTGTAAGGGGCGATGGAGTGTGTTCAGTATCAAAATTTATGttcaaaaagtgaaatttggactgtattttgtattctgCCATCATGTAGCTTATAGCAATCAATGGAAGCAAAAAGTGCATCTGTAAGCatcatattgtgatattttagatgatacagtaaaaatgaaaatctgtcggtatttagaatttggaatataacaaaaatgaaagcaaaaattgcaaaaatgttttcttcaaaaataaagaaaaaaatgtcaaaatgttcttaacataacaacttttttttttaggcaagATTTTGTAtagaattttaaattaaaagtattgTGATTTAGAATCTACAACCGATTTATAAATTAGATTTTACACCTGGCGTCATGGCAAAGAGGTATCAGATATTCCCTCCTGGTAAGACTGAAATTTATCTGgtttattatttaaatcattttcccTCAAGACACATTtgtacataaaataatttataaggtttctgattttggtttttttttttttatttccgcAGGGCTGACATTGTGGGATGAGAAAATTCTACAAGAGCACACGACTGAAACCTCTCTGCACAGCAGCGTGTATGAAATTTCTGCCTCCGACTCCATCGACTCCAAGTCATCTCTGCTGGACATCGAAGCGTCTCTGAAGGCCAGCTTCCTGGGCGGACTGGTTGAAGTCGGAGGATCCGCCAGGTACCTGAACAATAAGAAGAAATTCAAGAATCAGAGCAGAGTGACGGGTCAGTACAAAGCCACCACCCACAACACGAAGCTGGCGGTGAATCAGCTGGGAGCCCTTGAAGAGCATCAGATGGACATCATCAGGAAGAGCTCGGCGACACACATGGTCACCAGCATCCTCTATGGGGCCAACgctttctttgtgtttgacAGTGAGAAGTTGGAAGACACCAGCGTTCAGGACGTCCAGGGCAAAATGCAAGCTGTGATCAATAAGATCCCCCTCTTTAAGGTCGAGGGAAACGCGTCCGTCACGATGACTGACGAGGAAAAAGCGCTGACGCTCCTGCAAATTCTACGGAGACTTCATCCTCAGCAAAAACCCGACGACGTTTGAAGACGCGGTGACGAccttcaaaaacatttcaaatgagctgaaagacaagAAAGAGAACAGCGTCCCGATGAAGGTCATGCTCATGCCGCTGAAGAATCTGGACATCAAAGCTCCCGAGCTGATGAGTGGGATCAGCGTTGGACTGGTGAGGAAGGCGCAGCACGTTCTGGAAGATTTAAGGGAAATTGGAATGAGATGCAACGAATCTCTGGAGGACAGAGTGGTGAAGGGTCTCCCGGTCCTCAAAGAGGAGCTGAGCACTTTTCAGAAACTGTGTGATCAGTACGCATCCAGCCTCCAGCAGACCATGGCCAGGCAGTTTCCCTCCATCCGTGAAGGCAAAGAAGACGAGAGGTCGGTGGAGGAAGTCTTCGACGGCCGAGACAAGTCGCCATTCAATCAGGAACAACTGAGCAAGTGGCTGGATCATAAAGAGAGAGAGTTCAACGTGGTCAGGTCCTGCGTGGACATCATGAAGGGAACAAAGATCGTCCTCAGCAAGTCGGAGCTGGACAGAGAGGTTCTTGCTCCGGACGTAACGGAGGCTCTGTGCTTTGTTTTCACCTCCATGGAAAAGGGCGACACCTACCTTGATGTCATGGCCAACTACTTAAAGTCTCCGAAACTAGGAAGCACCAAAGAGGATCCGTGGTTCTTCTCAAATGAAGTTTTAATCACAATTAGAAAGAAAGCCAGAGCTTTCCGCAGCCACACCGAAGCGCAGAGGAACAACAACAAGATGCTTTTTCTCATAGCGACCGTCACAAACGAGAAATACATCGGAGCCACCATCTACCACTACAGGGACGGCATTCTGGTCTCTGAGGATTTCACCAAGCCGGACCTCCCTCCTGTGGAAAGCATCACAGACAGAAGACTGCTGCTGTGGTGTAAGTCATTTCCCATGCTTTGTCTGAGTCAGAAACACTGTCCTCACCTTCCAATTATCAGGTTCCTTCTAAGGGAGGCCGATATATCGACCACACGCCATGTACTGTGGCTTTTTCCATGTAAACATGCTTTCTCAACCCACAGTCTGCCAAAACTACACTATTTATCACAACCAGAAAATGGTTGAAACCAGAAATTTTTAAACTATATCTACACCTGTTTGGTTCCGGGGCCGAAGCCTCGGACGTCCCGGACTAAAGACGCCTCTGGAGGTGATGTGGGACCTTTGAAGCAGGGAACACTGTGGGCTGTATCACACAGCCTTTTAAGGATGTGTTTTGTAATGAACAAATTAGGAATGCAGCTGGACTTGCTAGAgcacttattttaaatttaggcATCAACAGAATGTTGCCCTGATCTGTACTTCTGCGGCGTTTTGTATTAACCTGTCTGAAGAGCTCTTTGGTCTTCACGGTGCCTCCTGCTTAGTGGTGCTTCAGACGCTGGAGCCTTTCACAGCAGACAAACTCAGGTCACGAgacactttgacttttgactctTTAGTGTCGgtccattacaaaaaaaaatcaaatacagcGTGCTCACTCACAGTGTAACTTGTTAAAAGTAGGTGCTAAATCCTCAAAGTGGATATCAAAGAAGTCAAACACTGCAATTATAGCGTCTTTTATTATTGCCACATGGACGTTTCAGGCCAAATGCCTTTATTCAGCGAGTACGTTTGTATTATTGCCATTGTACAtgctatacatatatataagtCCAGTTGCCTATGACAGCGCACTAAGAATGACCTGAACGACTGACAACAATCTTCACCAACACAATGATTAATAACAGGGTTTTGTCTCGGTCTCTCCTTCAGATGCCACTGATCTCACCCTGGACCCAAACACTGCACACCGCTCCATCACTCTGTCCCGGGAAAACAAGATGGCATCGTATGGAACAACCCAGTCGTATCCCGATCACCCCGAGAGGTTCACCCAACATCAGCAGGTGTTATGCAAAGAGGGCTTATCTGAGCGCCATTACTGGGAGGTAGAGTGGAGGGTAGATATGTTTGGGGATCCTATAAGTTTTGTTGGTGCATTTGCTGCATACAAGGGAATAAGTAGAACCCATGAAAAAGAGAGCTACGTGTTTTCCAATCCAAAAGCGTGGTGTTTTGCAATATTTAAACTAACACTAATAGCCTTTGCAGTGGTATCAAATGGAAATAAAGTCACAAACTGTACggctcacacaaaaaaaatggggTTTTATCTGGACTGGCCTGCTGGCACTCTGTCCCTCTACGACGTCTTCCCCGACTCTCTGAGTCACATCCACACCTTTCACTCCAGGTTCACCGAGCCGCTTTACCCCGGCGTCCTGACACAACACAGCTCATCCGTCGTTTCCCTGTGTCCTTTTGACTAAGAGCCGCGACAAACCCTTAATTAGATCCCTGGTCTGTGAGTCGGGACATGGGtttacatttaatgtttaaccctttgaaaccaaagccaaccggcttgatttctttaaaaaaaaaaaaaaaaagcaatgaccaacAAAATGCCTAGAAATGTATTTGACATGCCATCACCTTTTCGCacctctcttaaaaaaaaaaaaaaaaaactagtccctaagttttacttaaatattcaggtctaatcctgttctgaattcatatatattttaaataatatacatttttaaaagtaagtaTATATCAATGAAACCGAGATCGAGAATCAATGGtggtttcagagaatgtatggtcttgaacatttgcctcaaagtcctggaaaagacatagaaaagtcatgaaaatgtattggtaaagatgtgtatgaaccctgcaGGAAACCTCGGTCgtctgtgttttcctgttgGCTCCATCTGTACGTTAACCCCGTCCTCGCCTTCAGTCAGTGACTTTACTGTTCGGATGAGAGAGCCTTTATTTGCTCCATTTTCCTGGATGTTAATCGCATTGCTGATGTTTGATTAGCTAATGAAATGTTCTTTTCTTCATATATTAGTTGATGTTAATTCAATGCACAgtcttttcaaatatgtttgattcaagacatttttcaagCTTCTGTAATTCatcactgatttgtttttattgtaactttcTATTCGAACTCTTGATGCTTAAACACACAATCACTGTCAACTCTATTATATTGAAATATTACTCACAGCTTATATGAAACAAATGACAGACATGTTTTGTTTGAGAGAGTCACTGATAACACCATTTTATTGCAAACACTGCTGATGTAACGTCACATTCCTGCAACACCTGTTGGATGTGTTTACTTTCTTCCTGAGCAAAATATTCAATAAAGTGGAGATCTGACTTCACCACAgtgtgctgctttgtttttatctttgacACATCAGCATTTTTCAGTGcaaacaacacaataacaaatttgaaaatcccagaaacatcataacattttcgaaatgttctaaaatcctagaaatgt
It encodes the following:
- the LOC121963385 gene encoding LOW QUALITY PROTEIN: stonustoxin subunit beta-like (The sequence of the model RefSeq protein was modified relative to this genomic sequence to represent the inferred CDS: inserted 2 bases in 1 codon), which produces MASDGIEIAALGRPFTLGMLYDARKDAVIQGLTLWDEKILQEHTTETSLHSSVYEISASDSIDSKSSLLDIEASLKASFLGGLVEVGGSARYLNNKKKFKNQSRVTGQYKATTHNTKLAVNQLGALEEHQMDIIRKSSATHMVTSILYGANAFFVFDSEKLEDTSVQDVQGKMQAVINKIPLFKVEGNASVTMTDEEKALTXSCKFYGDFILSKNPTTFEDAVTTFKNISNELKDKKENSVPMKVMLMPLKNLDIKAPELMSGISVGLVRKAQHVLEDLREIGMRCNESLEDRVVKGLPVLKEELSTFQKLCDQYASSLQQTMARQFPSIREGKEDERSVEEVFDGRDKSPFNQEQLSKWLDHKEREFNVVRSCVDIMKGTKIVLSKSELDREVLAPDVTEALCFVFTSMEKGDTYLDVMANYLKSPKLGSTKEDPWFFSNEVLITIRKKARAFRSHTEAQRNNNKMLFLIATVTNEKYIGATIYHYRDGILVSEDFTKPDLPPVESITDRRLLLWYATDLTLDPNTAHRSITLSRENKMASYGTTQSYPDHPERFTQHQQVLCKEGLSERHYWEVEWR